The following coding sequences are from one uncultured Desulfobacter sp. window:
- a CDS encoding alpha-2-macroglobulin — MKLFRRFFLRIVWLCLFCFAIQGIAQSAELETRFAGQQTVDGQNALAVTFSLPLDTTQDLNKYFSIIEQADDTPVDGAWILAKDTQVAYFTQIKPDTAYTIRVEKGLMPAQGQALAEKATYEVTTRSAQPMIAFGSTGFILAADLVKGLPVDSLNINQADIDFFRVRPDELTNFKDEFWDSTYLRYYRSDDLAKIADLVYTGRWDLDIKKDLRTQVNIPITHIRELKTPGIYIAVLRGAGHYQYGYRMTWFSISDLGVHARVYDTSIRFFVQSLSSADPIKKATVKGFDKEGKALFEQLTDEEGLCEIKGHFEKPALVSVSKKNHISLMAMDTPALDLSEFTLGHAPFRPLELFVYGPRDIYRPGETVVVDGILRNRDGRPAPAIKVAAKVIQPDGKTIREFTWKPGDGNHFNTSFQLPANALTGKWRVTFSNADSRFEDYPFLVSEFLPERMKLVIDQTGENILSPDEDLAIHIQGDFLYGAPASGSRANAVIHVKQARDLFKKALPGFEFGGITDLVNTTYTSDDIRLDETGKGVIKVENQWQEVTSPHWVTANVSLYDAGDRPVVRNASWQVWPARTLVGIRNMSGTQDDPDQVPNNDTATFEVILADTQGNLKAAKGLKVTVIREHREYYWEYKNNEWNWGFNSRFYPVDRFDLDIPAPGKAQVNVPVEWGGYRLEIKNPATGLTTAKSIWAGWRPEGQGQREMNRPDRVDLTLDKPGYRGGDTARVTIKAPQAGKGFLFVDGADNLLTRPIDIPAQGNDVSIPIDPAWTRHDLYISALIIRPGEGRNAKLPKRSVGLIHLPLDRTGRRLNVNIQAPEKTEPNRRVDVTVNLTDAQGQPAKHAMVTLGAVDSGILNLTRFKTPDPFGYFFQPRKYSPEIHDIYQKLIEAADGSYAKMRFGGDMATLTRGGDRPSTDVQILAIAQKAVDADDQGNALFHLDLPDFDGQVRIMAIAHTDDTFGSGDKELILASPIVVQATMPRFLSCGDQGFIMLELNNLTEIAQNINLETEIFGPVSFTGQANHTLALAPHKRQNIKLPITAGTTAGRAHITCRIKGIQGPDVSPEMTKTWFLETRSPYPHKTRTWLKLLTPGQQFSAPSAALNTLVPDTLTVMAGLDSEPPVNLAQHVSELLAYPYGCLEQTVSGFFPHILLSFDQFTQLGVEAGTKEATGKKIRLGVQRLLEKQKSNGSFGLWSSRSPESPWLTAYATHMMIEAVDAGYEVPVSAVKKALTRLVVYVRRPKAIPCPGWSDCKMFRASTRAYAAFVLARVNSLGLSDARNVYAYVKANHPTPLGLVHAGTALGLAGDRTKGFEAFDLALRTRRDERRAYGGDFGSNVRDLAAAYYYVTTYFADYKFRGVFLHDLSAELKERQWLSTQERNSLVMAGAAKLAQPAGAWNANVTVGGKTGTHTGKGAGRVIFTKGTAAKGFTVKNTGKSNLYLDLVLTGYPNTLPAPQSNGVSISRQFLDTNAKGVDISKVVSGDRIIVALEIQSEKQRLPHALVVDMLPAGFELEDPNVSGSFLIDDIKVDGKPIAQWHKDCDTAHTEYRDDRFISALNLGYSETCRIFYAVRVVSPGAFKLPPPLVEDMYRPYIRGVGKTVEQIRVDSPAAAGN; from the coding sequence ATGAAACTTTTTCGCCGATTTTTTTTACGGATAGTATGGTTATGCCTATTCTGTTTCGCAATCCAGGGGATCGCACAAAGCGCGGAACTGGAAACCCGGTTCGCCGGCCAGCAGACCGTGGACGGCCAAAACGCCCTGGCGGTGACCTTTTCTTTGCCGTTGGATACAACACAGGACTTAAACAAATATTTCAGTATTATTGAACAAGCGGACGACACACCTGTGGACGGGGCCTGGATATTGGCCAAGGATACCCAGGTGGCCTATTTCACCCAGATAAAACCGGACACCGCCTATACCATCCGTGTGGAAAAAGGGCTTATGCCTGCCCAGGGCCAGGCCCTGGCCGAAAAAGCCACATACGAAGTCACCACCCGGTCGGCCCAACCCATGATCGCATTCGGTTCAACGGGATTTATCCTGGCTGCGGACTTGGTCAAGGGGCTTCCCGTGGACAGCCTGAATATTAACCAGGCGGACATTGATTTTTTCAGGGTGCGGCCCGATGAGCTGACCAACTTCAAAGATGAATTCTGGGATTCCACATATCTGAGGTATTACCGATCCGATGATCTGGCCAAGATCGCGGATCTTGTCTACACCGGCCGCTGGGATCTGGACATTAAAAAAGATCTGCGCACCCAGGTCAACATCCCCATCACCCATATCAGGGAACTAAAGACACCCGGCATTTACATTGCCGTACTCCGGGGGGCGGGCCATTATCAATACGGCTACCGCATGACCTGGTTCTCCATTTCCGATTTAGGCGTCCATGCCAGGGTCTACGACACATCCATCCGATTTTTTGTCCAGAGCCTTTCATCGGCAGACCCGATCAAAAAAGCGACAGTCAAGGGATTTGACAAAGAAGGAAAGGCCCTGTTTGAACAATTAACAGACGAAGAGGGCCTGTGCGAGATTAAAGGACATTTTGAAAAACCCGCACTGGTATCTGTTTCCAAAAAGAATCATATCAGCCTGATGGCCATGGATACCCCGGCCCTTGACCTGTCGGAATTTACCTTGGGCCATGCACCATTCAGGCCCCTGGAGCTGTTTGTCTACGGCCCCCGGGACATTTACCGTCCCGGGGAGACCGTTGTGGTGGACGGCATTTTAAGAAACCGGGATGGTCGGCCGGCCCCGGCAATAAAAGTGGCGGCCAAGGTGATTCAGCCCGACGGGAAAACCATTCGGGAGTTTACCTGGAAGCCGGGTGACGGCAACCATTTCAACACCAGTTTTCAGCTGCCCGCCAATGCGCTCACGGGAAAATGGCGGGTGACATTTTCCAATGCAGATAGCAGGTTTGAAGACTATCCCTTCCTGGTGTCCGAATTTCTGCCCGAACGTATGAAACTGGTCATTGACCAGACCGGGGAAAACATATTGTCTCCGGACGAAGACCTTGCCATCCACATCCAGGGAGACTTTCTTTACGGGGCGCCTGCAAGCGGCAGTCGTGCCAATGCCGTGATTCATGTGAAACAGGCACGGGATCTCTTCAAAAAGGCATTACCCGGTTTTGAATTCGGCGGCATTACGGATCTTGTCAACACCACCTACACCAGTGACGATATCCGCCTGGATGAAACGGGAAAAGGCGTTATAAAAGTTGAGAATCAGTGGCAAGAGGTCACTTCCCCCCACTGGGTCACCGCCAATGTCAGCCTCTACGACGCCGGGGATCGCCCGGTGGTCAGAAATGCATCCTGGCAGGTGTGGCCGGCCCGGACGCTTGTGGGCATTCGAAACATGTCGGGCACACAGGATGACCCGGATCAGGTTCCCAACAATGACACGGCAACATTTGAAGTGATCCTGGCCGACACCCAGGGGAACCTGAAGGCGGCAAAGGGATTGAAGGTCACGGTAATCCGGGAGCACCGGGAGTATTACTGGGAATATAAGAACAACGAATGGAATTGGGGATTCAACAGCCGGTTCTATCCCGTGGACCGGTTTGATCTTGATATTCCGGCCCCGGGCAAGGCCCAGGTCAATGTGCCTGTTGAATGGGGCGGCTATCGCCTGGAGATCAAAAACCCTGCCACCGGCCTGACAACCGCGAAAAGCATCTGGGCGGGATGGCGTCCCGAAGGCCAGGGGCAAAGGGAGATGAACCGGCCGGACCGGGTGGACCTGACCCTGGACAAACCCGGTTACCGCGGCGGGGACACCGCCCGGGTGACGATCAAAGCCCCCCAGGCCGGCAAAGGCTTTTTGTTTGTGGATGGTGCGGACAACCTTTTAACCCGGCCCATTGATATTCCTGCCCAGGGCAACGACGTATCCATCCCCATTGATCCCGCCTGGACGCGCCACGATCTGTATATATCGGCGCTGATAATCCGGCCCGGAGAGGGCAGGAATGCCAAACTGCCCAAGCGGTCCGTCGGCTTGATCCACCTGCCCTTGGACCGCACCGGCCGCCGTTTGAACGTAAACATCCAGGCCCCGGAAAAAACAGAACCCAACCGCCGGGTGGATGTGACGGTCAATCTGACCGATGCCCAGGGTCAGCCTGCCAAACACGCCATGGTCACCCTGGGTGCCGTGGATTCCGGCATTTTAAACCTGACCCGGTTTAAAACCCCGGACCCATTCGGATACTTTTTTCAGCCCAGAAAATACAGCCCTGAAATTCATGATATTTATCAAAAACTCATTGAAGCCGCGGACGGCAGCTATGCCAAAATGCGGTTCGGCGGAGACATGGCCACCCTGACCCGGGGCGGAGACCGGCCTTCGACCGATGTGCAGATCCTGGCCATCGCCCAAAAGGCGGTTGATGCCGACGACCAGGGCAACGCCCTGTTCCACCTGGACCTTCCGGATTTTGACGGACAGGTTCGGATCATGGCCATTGCCCATACCGACGACACCTTTGGCTCCGGTGACAAGGAGCTGATCCTGGCTTCGCCCATCGTGGTCCAGGCCACCATGCCGCGGTTTCTCTCCTGTGGAGACCAGGGCTTTATCATGCTGGAACTGAACAATTTGACGGAGATTGCCCAGAATATAAACCTGGAAACGGAGATTTTCGGGCCGGTCTCTTTCACGGGCCAGGCCAATCACACATTAGCGCTTGCCCCCCATAAACGTCAAAACATCAAACTGCCGATTACGGCAGGCACCACAGCGGGCCGGGCACACATCACCTGCCGGATCAAAGGCATCCAGGGACCGGATGTCTCACCGGAAATGACCAAAACCTGGTTCCTGGAAACCCGGTCTCCCTATCCCCATAAAACCCGAACCTGGCTTAAACTACTGACGCCGGGACAGCAGTTTTCCGCACCATCAGCCGCTTTGAATACCCTGGTGCCAGATACGTTAACCGTTATGGCCGGCCTGGATTCGGAGCCGCCGGTGAACCTGGCCCAGCATGTCAGTGAATTGCTGGCCTATCCATACGGCTGTCTCGAGCAGACCGTATCCGGCTTTTTTCCCCATATACTGCTCTCCTTTGATCAGTTTACACAACTGGGGGTTGAGGCAGGCACCAAAGAGGCCACAGGTAAAAAAATCAGGCTCGGCGTCCAGCGTCTGCTTGAAAAACAGAAAAGTAACGGATCATTCGGTCTGTGGAGTTCCCGCAGTCCGGAGAGCCCATGGCTGACGGCCTACGCCACCCATATGATGATTGAAGCGGTGGACGCAGGGTATGAAGTGCCGGTGAGTGCGGTGAAAAAGGCGCTCACGCGCCTTGTCGTATATGTGCGCCGCCCCAAAGCCATTCCCTGTCCCGGGTGGAGCGACTGCAAGATGTTCAGGGCATCCACCCGTGCCTATGCCGCATTTGTGCTTGCCCGGGTCAATTCCCTGGGACTTTCGGATGCCAGAAACGTCTATGCCTATGTGAAAGCCAACCACCCCACCCCCTTGGGCCTGGTCCATGCGGGTACGGCCCTTGGGCTTGCCGGAGACAGAACAAAGGGCTTTGAAGCCTTTGACCTGGCCTTGAGAACCCGGCGGGATGAACGCCGGGCGTATGGCGGCGACTTCGGTTCCAATGTCCGGGATCTTGCGGCGGCCTACTATTATGTGACCACCTATTTTGCCGACTATAAATTCCGGGGGGTGTTCCTCCACGACCTTTCAGCCGAGCTTAAAGAACGGCAGTGGCTCTCCACCCAGGAGCGAAACAGCCTGGTTATGGCTGGGGCGGCAAAACTGGCCCAGCCAGCCGGGGCTTGGAATGCAAATGTAACCGTAGGCGGTAAAACCGGCACCCATACCGGTAAGGGTGCAGGCCGGGTGATCTTCACAAAGGGCACTGCAGCCAAAGGATTTACCGTAAAAAATACAGGCAAATCCAATCTTTATCTGGATCTTGTACTCACCGGGTATCCCAATACCCTGCCCGCCCCCCAAAGCAACGGCGTCAGCATTTCCAGACAGTTTCTAGATACCAACGCAAAGGGTGTGGATATTTCCAAGGTGGTCTCCGGGGACCGGATCATTGTGGCCTTGGAGATTCAGTCCGAAAAACAACGACTCCCCCATGCCCTGGTGGTGGATATGCTGCCTGCCGGTTTTGAACTGGAAGATCCCAATGTGTCCGGTTCATTTCTCATTGATGATATTAAGGTGGACGGCAAACCCATCGCCCAATGGCATAAGGATTGCGATACGGCCCACACCGAATACAGGGATGACAGATTTATCTCGGCCCTGAATCTTGGATACAGTGAGACCTGCCGGATTTTTTATGCGGTTCGGGTGGTCAGTCCCGGTGCATTCAAACTGCCGCCGCCCCTGGTGGAAGATATGTACCGCCCTTATATCCGGGGGGTGGGTAAGACCGTTGAGCAGATCCGTGTCGATTCTCCCGCTGCCGCCGGAAACTGA
- the pbpC gene encoding penicillin-binding protein 1C, which translates to MGETPRRMTRKATLIGGILLFVLVVGGVCFIALDHLFPFNITGRSVSTVITDRHQAPLRAFADKNGIWRYPARPGQVSSLYLQALLAYEDRWFYYHPGINPLAIGRAFFQNLAHGRVVSGGSTLTMQTARILDMQNQGNGPALPQFLPRMGVKLRQMFRALQLEYHFTKAEILGLYLTHAPFGANIEGIQAASYTWLGKAATEMTRAEAALMAVLPQAPSRYRPDRHPDRAAKARDKVLDRMARFGIWTADQIKAAKQEPVLSFRFPTSMTAPLAARRLKALYPDAEVINTYIDENLQMNTAALLRAYMERLPPKQSGAVLVVNHKTLEIEAYAGSGDFFNSSRLGHVDMIQALRSPGSTLKPFIYGLAMDHGLIHSHSMLLDVPRYKKAYNPGNFTRGFSGPVTVTRALQDSLNLPAVQVLEAYGPGRFHDRLRNAGARFQFKGKPNLSMALGGVGTSLESLVTLYTAIGRRGIAGKPRLTPMEPIQERYLMSPGAAFIIRDILIRPFPGRQGVGRLSGALSMAWKTGTSYGFRDAWAMGLKGDYTVGVWIGRPDGSPSPGQYGAITALPLLGQVMESLDSGTGTGTSPENVSKKTICWPSGLAASEIRGKAKGACAQKFEAWILAGQVPPTMTGETGLTAPLIRTFWVDKKGQRATPACGGIEKRTIALWPWQAEPFIPAPRRRAAVLPKDSPACPGMAPLVLPDIRIISVSDNSILTRQPGQTTFPTIPLRALGGRGECQWFLNQKPLMNADGSAPFFMPLPVPGQYHLAVVDESGSFDQVSFSVIELNPL; encoded by the coding sequence ATGGGTGAAACACCACGGCGCATGACCCGAAAAGCGACATTGATTGGCGGAATCCTGCTCTTTGTTCTGGTGGTCGGCGGTGTCTGCTTCATCGCCTTGGACCATTTATTCCCCTTTAACATTACGGGACGGTCCGTATCCACCGTGATTACGGACCGCCACCAGGCACCCTTGCGGGCCTTTGCCGACAAAAACGGGATATGGCGTTACCCGGCAAGACCCGGCCAGGTGTCCTCCTTGTACCTCCAAGCCCTTCTGGCCTATGAAGACCGCTGGTTCTATTACCACCCCGGTATCAACCCCCTGGCCATCGGACGGGCGTTTTTCCAAAACCTGGCCCACGGCCGGGTCGTCTCCGGCGGATCAACGCTCACCATGCAGACCGCCCGGATTCTTGACATGCAAAACCAAGGAAACGGACCGGCGCTCCCCCAATTTTTACCACGCATGGGTGTCAAGCTGCGCCAGATGTTCAGGGCGCTTCAGCTGGAATATCACTTTACCAAGGCCGAAATCCTTGGGCTATATCTCACCCACGCCCCGTTTGGTGCTAATATTGAAGGCATCCAGGCGGCCTCCTATACCTGGCTGGGAAAGGCTGCAACGGAGATGACCCGGGCTGAAGCGGCGCTGATGGCCGTACTGCCCCAGGCCCCGTCCAGATACCGGCCCGACCGCCACCCTGACAGGGCGGCCAAGGCCAGGGACAAGGTGCTTGACCGAATGGCCCGGTTCGGCATCTGGACGGCAGACCAGATCAAAGCCGCCAAACAGGAGCCGGTGCTCTCTTTCAGATTTCCCACATCCATGACAGCGCCCTTGGCGGCACGGCGCCTGAAAGCCCTTTACCCGGACGCCGAAGTGATCAACACGTATATTGATGAAAACCTGCAGATGAACACGGCAGCGCTTTTGCGGGCATATATGGAACGACTGCCCCCAAAACAGTCGGGTGCCGTGCTGGTGGTCAATCACAAAACCCTGGAAATTGAAGCCTATGCCGGATCTGGGGACTTTTTCAATTCATCCCGGCTGGGGCATGTGGATATGATCCAGGCCCTGAGATCCCCGGGTTCCACATTAAAGCCCTTTATTTACGGCCTTGCCATGGACCATGGGCTGATTCATTCCCATTCCATGCTTCTGGACGTGCCGCGCTACAAGAAAGCGTATAACCCGGGCAATTTCACCCGGGGATTTTCAGGACCCGTCACCGTGACCCGGGCATTGCAGGACTCCTTGAATCTGCCTGCGGTCCAGGTGCTGGAGGCCTATGGACCGGGGCGTTTCCACGACAGATTGCGCAACGCCGGGGCCCGGTTTCAATTCAAAGGCAAACCCAATCTCTCCATGGCCCTGGGGGGTGTGGGCACAAGCCTGGAATCCCTGGTGACCCTGTATACAGCCATCGGACGCAGGGGCATTGCGGGTAAACCGCGTTTAACGCCCATGGAACCCATTCAGGAGCGGTATCTGATGAGTCCCGGAGCCGCCTTTATCATCCGGGATATCCTGATCCGGCCCTTTCCGGGCAGGCAGGGCGTCGGCAGGTTGTCCGGCGCATTGTCCATGGCATGGAAAACCGGTACCAGCTACGGATTCAGGGATGCCTGGGCCATGGGCCTCAAGGGGGATTACACGGTGGGGGTATGGATCGGACGGCCCGACGGTTCGCCGTCCCCGGGACAGTACGGCGCCATAACGGCCCTTCCGCTGCTTGGCCAGGTAATGGAGAGTTTGGATTCCGGGACGGGAACAGGGACATCACCTGAAAACGTATCAAAGAAGACCATATGCTGGCCGTCCGGACTTGCTGCATCGGAAATCCGGGGGAAGGCTAAGGGGGCCTGTGCCCAAAAATTTGAAGCCTGGATACTGGCCGGACAGGTCCCCCCGACCATGACCGGAGAAACCGGCCTCACCGCCCCTCTCATCCGGACATTCTGGGTGGATAAAAAAGGCCAGCGGGCAACACCGGCCTGCGGCGGTATTGAAAAGCGAACGATTGCCTTGTGGCCATGGCAGGCGGAGCCCTTTATCCCTGCTCCCCGGCGACGGGCAGCCGTGCTGCCCAAGGATTCACCCGCCTGCCCCGGTATGGCACCTCTGGTTTTACCTGATATCCGGATTATTTCCGTCTCAGACAACAGCATCCTTACCCGCCAACCCGGGCAGACAACATTCCCCACCATTCCCCTAAGAGCCCTTGGCGGCAGGGGTGAATGCCAATGGTTCTTGAACCAGAAGCCCCTGATGAATGCCGACGGTTCTGCCCCGTTTTTTATGCCCCTGCCGGTGCCGGGACAATATCACTTGGCCGTAGTGGATGAATCCGGCAGTTTTGACCAGGTAAGTTTTTCCGTTATCGAACTCAATCCTTTATAA
- a CDS encoding transporter substrate-binding domain-containing protein — MIFFTGMSFAEQEKVKLTVGVRVDAPPFSYLKNTKERDTGEGPLGPYDGFSVEICKKIIEKARDPKTFNYHINVVEVTAQNRLPYLADGTIDILCGATTVTLERMRVADFSLFTFVSGVSVMYKDAPVFKKEGKDAVIKIGYLKSTTSEKVDKDIENKVKSELGYGDNVEIDCNNPRFDHYKGVQALIDGEFNAYLADREILLALQKHYSNHPELVVSRTYFTIEPYAIGLNNKKPELRYLANSVLSELFGDALSYKTDMPILDILKAHFPKSSFSKSLINLYRSQRLRRGSSID, encoded by the coding sequence ATGATTTTTTTCACAGGCATGAGCTTTGCCGAGCAGGAAAAAGTCAAACTGACTGTGGGCGTAAGGGTTGATGCGCCTCCATTTTCTTACCTAAAGAATACTAAGGAAAGAGATACGGGGGAGGGGCCATTAGGTCCCTATGACGGGTTTTCGGTTGAAATTTGTAAAAAAATCATAGAAAAAGCCCGTGATCCCAAAACGTTCAATTATCATATAAACGTTGTCGAAGTTACGGCCCAAAACAGGTTGCCTTATCTTGCAGACGGTACCATTGATATATTATGCGGCGCAACAACCGTAACCCTTGAACGGATGCGTGTCGCCGATTTCAGCCTCTTTACCTTTGTGAGCGGTGTGTCTGTCATGTATAAGGACGCCCCGGTATTTAAAAAAGAGGGCAAGGACGCTGTTATCAAAATAGGATATTTAAAAAGCACCACATCTGAAAAAGTGGATAAGGATATCGAAAACAAAGTGAAATCTGAATTGGGTTATGGCGATAATGTTGAAATCGATTGTAATAACCCCCGGTTTGATCATTATAAAGGTGTACAGGCGCTGATAGATGGAGAATTCAACGCGTATCTTGCCGATCGTGAGATCCTGCTTGCTTTACAGAAACACTATTCAAATCATCCGGAGTTGGTTGTTTCCCGGACATATTTTACAATTGAGCCATACGCCATTGGACTTAATAATAAAAAACCTGAATTGCGATACCTTGCAAACAGTGTGCTCAGTGAACTGTTTGGCGATGCCTTAAGTTATAAGACGGACATGCCTATTTTAGATATTTTAAAAGCGCATTTTCCTAAAAGCAGTTTTAGTAAATCATTGATTAATTTATATCGTTCACAACGTCTAAGGCGTGGTAGTTCCATCGACTGA
- a CDS encoding S8 family serine peptidase produces the protein MKKVVLIIAFLLIVLPAVGVGHAASLTINNGRIWVTAENTPLQSLLKQAAMAGIKIRIDPEINPLVSKKFTGKAIQDGFDAILAGLNHSYIWTKTLDGDPRLSEIIVFRPGKTDAVRTLRTPKTLDVVQDPKTGAYYVKNRILLTFNSRVSTGTVNKLIEDLNARITIVNAYLGVYALILQDDADLNAVLARLKQEGITGTAEPDYAYRAGNAPRVKGIGESVDAQSQSGTSSAPASGAVAVLDTGLMETYASQGYIQGSFDALDPESPISDNVGHGTQMALIASGQVSPMGVTPDEFSNPVLSIRAFDDNGFTSNTTIMASIEYALENNANVLSLSWGSETDSAFLETAVNYARSKGLVVVAAAGNSPTGDPVYPAAYESVIAVSALGPDGKAWEMSNYGDFVDLAAPGFASLPVGSNADPGTYAGTSISTAYLAGKIADYLRKHPGAKTIDAAELMAPD, from the coding sequence ATGAAAAAAGTAGTGTTGATTATTGCTTTTCTGCTTATTGTGCTGCCTGCTGTCGGTGTCGGCCACGCCGCTTCTTTGACCATTAACAACGGCCGGATCTGGGTGACGGCTGAGAATACGCCGCTTCAAAGTTTGCTCAAACAGGCGGCGATGGCCGGAATTAAAATCAGGATAGATCCAGAGATCAATCCCCTGGTCTCAAAAAAATTTACCGGCAAAGCGATTCAGGACGGTTTTGATGCGATCCTGGCAGGCTTGAACCATTCTTATATATGGACTAAAACCCTGGACGGCGATCCTCGGTTGTCTGAAATTATAGTATTTCGTCCCGGAAAAACAGATGCCGTTCGGACCCTTCGCACGCCGAAAACCCTGGACGTTGTCCAGGATCCCAAAACAGGGGCGTATTACGTTAAAAACAGAATTCTGCTGACCTTCAACAGCCGGGTCTCCACCGGCACGGTCAATAAATTGATTGAAGACCTGAATGCCCGGATCACTATCGTCAATGCCTACCTTGGGGTCTACGCGTTGATTTTGCAGGACGATGCGGATCTCAATGCGGTTCTGGCAAGACTCAAGCAGGAGGGGATTACCGGCACGGCAGAGCCCGATTATGCTTACAGGGCGGGCAACGCGCCAAGGGTCAAGGGCATCGGTGAATCCGTTGACGCGCAGTCACAGTCTGGCACATCGTCTGCGCCCGCTTCAGGCGCCGTAGCCGTTCTGGATACCGGCCTGATGGAAACATACGCATCACAAGGGTATATCCAGGGGAGCTTTGATGCCCTGGATCCGGAAAGTCCAATTTCAGACAATGTAGGGCATGGTACCCAGATGGCGCTGATCGCATCGGGCCAGGTCAGCCCCATGGGGGTAACTCCCGATGAATTTTCCAATCCGGTTTTGTCGATCCGGGCCTTTGATGATAATGGATTCACCTCAAACACGACGATTATGGCGAGCATCGAATATGCCTTGGAAAATAACGCAAACGTGTTGAGCCTGAGCTGGGGCTCCGAAACGGACTCGGCTTTTTTGGAAACCGCCGTCAATTATGCGCGGTCAAAGGGGCTTGTGGTGGTGGCTGCGGCCGGAAATTCGCCCACCGGAGATCCTGTGTACCCGGCGGCATATGAATCCGTGATCGCGGTGTCCGCCCTGGGGCCTGACGGTAAAGCCTGGGAAATGTCCAACTACGGTGATTTCGTGGATTTAGCCGCCCCCGGTTTTGCATCTCTTCCCGTCGGCTCCAACGCAGATCCGGGAACTTATGCCGGTACATCCATCTCCACAGCCTACCTTGCCGGCAAAATAGCCGACTATCTTAGAAAACACCCGGGGGCCAAAACCATTGACGCTGCAGAGTTGATGGCTCCGGATTAA